From one bacterium genomic stretch:
- a CDS encoding abortive infection family protein, translated as RPSRKQEGRGFQPSGRTLSNLAQVVTGVAEVRNLYGTGHGRSKAPEPDVAHARLVVNAAVTVATFLLEVWQGRKRDRDDSATAHNGHG; from the coding sequence CCGACCATCAAGAAAGCAAGAGGGACGCGGGTTCCAGCCTTCGGGCCGGACCCTGAGCAACCTCGCGCAGGTGGTCACAGGTGTAGCTGAGGTCCGCAACCTCTACGGGACCGGCCACGGGCGGAGCAAGGCACCAGAACCCGACGTGGCGCATGCCCGGCTGGTGGTAAACGCCGCCGTCACTGTGGCGACGTTTCTTCTTGAGGTCTGGCAGGGACGCAAGCGGGACCGCGACGATTCGGCAACCGCCCACAATGGGCACGGCTGA